The following nucleotide sequence is from Candidatus Bipolaricaulis sibiricus.
GTCGTTCTGGATGCAGAAGAGCTACGGGCGCGGCTCTGCGATGCGCTCAGATCCACGGAAAGGGTGGATCCCTCGCTGGCCAGGGAAGTGCGCGACGCGCTGAGGGAAGTTGGCATCGAAATCTAGATTGAGAAGGAGGTCTTGATGAAGAGGAGGGAGAGACGAGGAGTCTCTGTGATTCTGCCTGCGCTCTCCCTGTGCCAGGGAGTATATGGCCAAGGGCGGGGCCCCCGGCGTTGCCGGTGACGATCCGGGGCCTCGCCCGGGCGACCGGGATCCATGCCGTGGCGTTCAGCCCCGACGCGAAGGCGCTCGCCACGGGCGCCTACGAGGACGAGGCGGCCTTGGCAAGCTTCAGCCCACACGGCGGCCTCCTCGCGTCCGCATCGCAGGACGGGGAGATCCGTCTTTGGGACCTCGCCGCCGGGCGGTGGATCCTAGGGTACTGGACCGGCATGGGACGAACCCCGAGGGCGCTTGCCTTCAGCCGGAGCGGAGACCTGCTCGGGATGACTCTGAGCTTTCTCGTCCCAACGGAGCCAGCGGTGCTGCTGGGTGCCCTTGGCGGGACTCTGTGTTGGTTCGGATGCGAGCTCGGTTCTACGCGCTTGTATGAGACCTGCACGGAGCGGCGCTGGTACCAGGTCTGTGGGGGCGGGGGCGATCCATGGCCGCCGATCTACCCGGACAGCAGTGGTCCGGAGGTGCCCTGGTGAAGGGACAGCGGCGGTGCCAACGCTGTGCACTGTGGAGGGCGACCCCGTGGGTGATCACCTGGGTCCTGACGGCAGGGTGGGTCTTAGTTCTTGCTTACCGGACCCGGCAGGGCATCACCGGGTCACAGACCATCGTCTGGTGGTTGCCCATCATCACCCTGTTCAGCGTCCTGGTCTTCCGCGACGTCCTGAAGTTGTGGGCTCAGCGCCGTCCCTCAGGCTTCAGAAAGGGGTTGCGGATCCTGGTCTTGCAGCTGGTGTACGGTGGTACAGCGGTGGGGACGGCGGCGGCCCTGGTCGTCGCCGCTCCGCCGCTGCCGGACCTCGAACGGTTCGCCACCGGCGTCGGGGGTACTGCACTCCTGGCGCTCGTAGGGGTCTGGTTCATCACCTCCCTGGTGTGGGCACGGATCCGTCGGCCCAGGACGCCACGGTGGGCACCGGCCGGGCGATGATGTCTGAGGAGCGCCGAGTCGAACCCAGAGCGGCCACGCAGTTCGGTCCCCGGGCACGAAGCGGGTAGCGCGCCCTCTCACCGAAGGGAGAGATGGTGACGCACTGCGTACCCGTGGTCGTGGGCCACACGTTCGATCGCGCCTCGCACCGCGCTGAAGTCGAACGTGTAGGAGTAGGTCCTCCCGAACAGCTTGGACTGCTCGGCGATGTCTCCCTCGCGGGGCCCTCTTCCCGTCTTGTACGTCTCCGTCCTAAACCCAAACCCGCTCTCCGGGCCGAGGCCCGAACCCGTCTCGGTGAGGGACTCCGTGAGGTGGATCTCCCGCTTCGCCTCGTCGACCCGAATGGTTGCCCGGTACACAAGCCGCTTCCGAGACAGGAACGCCCTCCGCTCCGCGAGGACCCGGGTGAACCCGATCGTGTCGCCCCGCCTCTCCACCTCTCCTCCGAGTTCACGGACGATCTTCACCAGCGCTTCCTCCACCACGTTGCCCCCTTCCTGGCGCGGACGCCGCCCTACGGTTCCTCCTTCTGTAGCGCCTCGATCAGGGCCGCCCGCAGCTCCCAGGGTAGGGAGACGCCCTTCTTCGTGGGCAGCCACTGGCCATCATCGCCCTGAAAGAACTGTCGGAGGTCGAGGTACGCCTTCCCCCGGAACTCCGTCTGGCGCACGACGACCTTCTGCCCCGCGCCCCGCTCGAACTCGACGATCACGCGTTCGTTGTCCATGTCGTCCCTCCCGTTGCGGCGGCCGGCGGCGGATAGCTCCGACCCCCGCCGGCCCATTCTAGACGGCCCCAGCGCGGAGGGACAGGGTGGCCTTGCCTCGCCACACGCGGTAGGCCGGGCGGGCCTCACAGGACGAGCCACGCGGCGGCGAGGGCCACCCCGAGGGCAATCAGGCTGGGTCCGATGAGCCTTCGCCACACCGCAGGCAGGGGAACGCCCACGTACTCGGCGGACACGGTGAGGCAGGGGTGGAGGGGCGACAAGAGGTATCCCAGGTACGTGGCGAGGTAGGTCACGGCGAACGCCCACGGCGTCATCGTCCCGAACGCGCCCACGTAGATCGGGATGACGAGGGACAGCGCCGCCTGCTGGCGGCCGGTGGCGAACCCGAGGAACCACCCCGCGCCCACGCACAGGCCGGCGGGGGGAAGGGAAAGCGCGGCGATCCGGGCGGGGAGCCCGGAGCGCTCGAACACGGCAAGGTAGGCGAACACCGCGATCACGATCAGTCCGAACCGGAGCGGCCGCTCGCGGCGGACGATCCCGACAAGGCGGGGCACGAACACCCTCCCCACGGACGCGAAGACGAGGCTCACCGCGACGCCGACGGCCGTGGCGAGCTCGGGCACCGGAAGCGGGGCCAGCCGCTTCAGAGCAAGGTCGAGGGCAGGCGCGGCAAACAGGATGGCAACCGGAGCCACCGTGTCCCACCTCGCGTGGTGTGCCGAGGTCTCCATCCGACCCGACACCCGCCGGAGAACGATCGCGTACCCGATCGCCAGCAGGACCAGGGCAGTGGGCAGCTGGAACGGGAGGAGGCCCCACACGTCGAGCCCGGCGAGGGTTGCGCCGGTGATGAGCGCCGGCGACAGGGGGTAGATCGAGTGGAGCGTGTGCCGGAACCACACGTTGGCGGCAGCACGCACGGCAGGCGGCGCCCCGCCCACGCGCTCGACGAGGGGAGCGGAGAGCAGCGCCCCGCCCGGCATCGGGAGCATTCCCAGAATCCCAGGGGCGAGAGCGTACACCGCTTTCCGCGGCCGCGGCAGCCCGGCGAGGAGGCCCTCCATCCGCCCCGTTTCGACCAGCACGCCTCCGATCACGGGGATCAGGACCATCGCCAGGGCGAGAAGAACGACGCTCGGATTGGTGACCACGGAGCGGAGGGCTCCCCCCACCTCGGGGACGGGGAGGGTGACCCCGCCCAAGACGAGCGCCCCGAGGAGCATCGCCCCCCACAGACTCCACCGCGCGAGGCCGAGCACGAGCGACAGCGACAGACCCAAGGCCACCCAGGATAGCACCCTGCTCTACCCCCCCACGCAGACGCGGGCCCGCCACGTGGACAGGCCCGCGCGGACTGCTCCTACAGCTCGAGCTTCCCGAGGTTCCCAGGCTCGAAGTACGCGTCCCGGATCTCCGCCGCCGACCGGGCCTCGATCTCTACCGTGGCCTGCCCTCCCCGGACCAGGTCCTCGACGACGAGCCGCGCTGGCCGCCGGCCGATCTCGTCCGTCACGAGCTCGGGTACGGTGAGCCGACGGGAGAGCTTCCCCGCCCAGTCGTAGAACTCCGCCCGCAGGACGATGAACTCCTCCTGGTGGACCCAGAGGACGATCCGCGCCCAGTCCGTCCCGGCCGCGGTCGGGGTCAGGGCAAGGGTCCACGCGGGGTACCCAGCCACCGCTTCCTCCCCTGTCAGCACCGCAGTGTACCCCTCCCGGTAGCCGAACCCCGACGCGAGGTCGTCGTAGCTGAGCCCGCTTCCGGCGATGAACTCACCCTGGCGCTCCGTCTCCCCCACGAGTTCCTTCAGGATCTCGAGGTCGGGGAGCCACAGCCAGATGCGGGCCTTCCCCTCTGGGGGTAGGTGGGCGAGGTACAGGGTGCCGGACACGTCGGGGGGAAGGACGTACAGGAGCAAGGTCTTCGTTGTCCCGTCGGGGTAGTCCTTCGCCCACACGCGGAACGCGTAGTCCCGCGGGGCCAGGCCCGGCTCGTCGACCACGATCCCCAGAGCGAGGTACAGGCTGCCCCGCCCGGTGCCGAGGAAACTCTGCTCCTCGACTCGGTCGAGGATCTCGTCCGCCGTGACGGGCCCGGCCCACACCGCCAGCCCCCACGCCCCCAGGGCCAGTCCGAGGATCAGACTAATCGCGGTTTTCATGTGAACCCTCCTTTCGTCTTTCGGCGCCCCCCTCCGGGAGGACCTTCGGCGCCCCTACCCGCCGCGGCAGAACCCACCCCGGCCGAACCCACGCCAGCACCGCCGGCAGAACGTACAGCGCGCCAAGCGCGCTCGTGACCATCGTCACCGCCACCAGCCACCCGAACGTCATCAGCGCCCCGAACCGCGACAGGAGCATCACCAGGAACGCCAGGGTCAACGCCGCGGCGTTGACCGCGATCGCCTTGCCCGCGAACCGGAACGTCTCCTCGAGGGCTGGGGCGTGGCCCAAGCCCCGGCCCCGGGCGCGGCGGTACCGGGTCAGGAAGTGCACCGCGTAGTCCACCCCGATCCCGACGGACAGGCTGGCGATCATGATCGTGGCGATGTCCAGGTGGGCGCCCGCGTACCCCATGATCCCGAAGTTACCGCCCACGGCCACCACGAGCGGGACCAGGGAGAGGAGCCCCGCCCCCAGCGAGAGCATGAGGAGGGAGACGATGGCTCCCACGGCCCCGAAGCTCGTCCCCAGGCTCACGAGCTGCGAGTGGATGATCTTCTCGGAGAGCTGGATGTACAGGGCGGGGGACCCGGTGACGTAGTACGAGACGACCGCCGGGGGCCTCTCGCGGGCGAGGAACTCCTCCACCGCCTGGGTGAGCTCCCGGTACCCCGACAGGCCCACCGAGCGCACCCGCGCCGCCACCCGGCCTCGCGCGAAGTCCCGCGTGGCGAGGTTGCGCGTGACCTCGCCCCCCCCAGACTCGTACAGGAGCAGGACCTGGGCCACGGCCCGCGACGTCGGGGGGATGGCGTAGGAATCAGGGTCGTCGCCCCGGAGGGTGAAGTACGTCTCCTTCACGAGGTCCGCCAAGGACGACGTGGCACCCACCTCGGGCCGCTCCTCCAGGAACCGCTGCAGGCGATCGATGAACCGGAGGACGTCGGGGTCCTTGAGCCCATCGCGGCGCCCGGTGTCGAGAACCACCGCCAGCTCCTGGCTTCCCCCGAACTGCCGCTCCACGAACCGCAGCCCCTCCACGACCGGCGAGTCGGCGCGGAAGTAGCGCGTGACGTCGGACTCCACCCGGAGGCGGGGCACTCCAGCGAGCAGCCCGCCCAGGATGGCGAGGGCAAGCGTGGAGGTAAGAACGGGGCGCCGGGCGAGGAACGCGGCGCTGCGCTCGCCCACGCGCCGCAACCCGGGTAGGGCCCGCGGGGGGCGGGGCCGCGGGACCGGCAGCAGCGCCAGCAGCGCTGGGATAAGGATCAGGGCAAGCGCGAACGCCACCACCGTGCCCAGGGCGGCGAACAGGCCGAACTCCCGCGTCGGGACGAGAAACGAGGTTTGCAGGGTGAGGAACCCGGCGGCGGTGGTGAGGGCCGCGGCGGCCAGCGGGAGGAGCATCTCCCCGGCCACCCGTTGCGCGAGCGCCTGCCGGTCCCCTCCAGCGCGGGCGAGCTCGGCGTGGTCGCTCACGACGTGGATCCCGTAGGCGCTCCCCACCCCCACGAGGAGCACCGGGAGGAACGTGGAGATCATGGTGAGCTTGGCTCCCACGAGACCCATCACCCCCATCGTCCACACCACCGCCACCGCGACCACGGTCAGCGGCAGGACCACCCCGCGCACGCTCCGGAAGCTCACGAACAGCACCGCCACGAGCACCGCCACCACCACGGGGAGGAGGAGCCCGAGGTCCTGGCGCATGTAACGGTTGACGTACACGAGAAACGCCGCGTCCCCGGAGATGAAGTACGCCTCCGGTCCCCCGTAGCGGGCCTCGAGCGCGTGGAGGTGCTCCAGCACCCGGCCCATCGCCTCCTCGTTGTCCTCGAGGTCCGGCGCCACGCGGAGGACGACCAGCGCCGCCGAGCCGTCCGCCCGCACGAGCACGTCGCGCACCATCCGCTCCTGGAGGACCACCTCCCGGAACAGGGCCACGTCCTCGTCGCCCCGCGGGGGGCCGGGAAGGACCGGGGCCACCACGAGGGCAGCCGCGGTCCCCTCGACGACCTTCACGCTCGCCGGCGACACGACCTCCTCCACCAGGCCCTCATCCAGGAGGGCCTGGAGCTCGGCGGTGAGGGCGTACAGCTTTTCGAGCGAGGGGAGGTCGAACAGCGTCCCCCCCTCCTCGGCCTGGATCGCCCACAGGATGAGGGACTGCCCACCGAACAGCTGGCGCGTTTCCTCGTACAGGGCGACCACGGAGTCCCCTTGAGGAAGCATCCGCGAGTAGTCGGCCTCGAAGCCGAGGCGGGGGAGGAACAGGGCGAACGCAGCGGTGATCACGCCGATGGCGGTCAGGGTCCAGCCCGGACGGGCGATCAGGGCACGCA
It contains:
- a CDS encoding High-affnity carbon uptake protein Hat/HatR — protein: MTIRGLARATGIHAVAFSPDAKALATGAYEDEAALASFSPHGGLLASASQDGEIRLWDLAAGRWILGYWTGMGRTPRALAFSRSGDLLGMTLSFLVPTEPAVLLGALGGTLCWFGCELGSTRLYETCTERRWYQVCGGGGDPWPPIYPDSSGPEVPW